One Vanrija pseudolonga chromosome 5, complete sequence genomic window, AGGACCGGAAGCGCATGAAGCAGCTCAAGGGGACTGATTACGCGCCGGGAGGACCGCTTGGCCCGCAGGGGTACTTTATGACGCATCagcaggagaagaagcgccgcaaggacaaggaggaggacgagatcTGGGACGCCATCTTTGGAGAGTTGTAATAGTATCTCTTGGTAATCACTTCTGCATATCGTTTGAACAAGCTTTGCAACACCCTAGCCCTCACCGCACCCAGTCATGCCCACAAGACCCCGCCTAGTCCGAGTGCGAcacctcgagcttgccctcCGCGGGGTGGATCGCGCCGTGGCCCGCCGCGTCTTCGGTCGTCAGCtcagccccgccgcgcccccacCGATCGTGGCACTCACCATCAATCTTGACCTTGGTAAAGTGGCGCGCGGGCACCTTGTTGGCGAAGAgaatgtcgagctcggcaaagCTGAACTTGCCCGTCTCGGGCAGGCGGAAGAAGCACCAGAGCGTGCAGAGTGCGTTGGTGCCGAGCCAGAACCAGCCCGACTTTGCGCCCCAGTTCCACGCCGTCTGGTTCATCATGTGCGGGTtgagctggccgacggcgatcgAGCAGGCAGAGTAGACGAAGCGGCCCATCGCGATAGAGCGCGTGCGGAGGCGCGAGGACGGGAGCTCGCCTGAGATGGTGTAGCCTGGGTCGGAGTAAGCTGATGACCTTGACAGCGCGCTACGGCGGCCACTTACACAGCGGGCCAATGGTCACGTTGTACACAAAGTTGATCAGGATCAGGATCGCACCGATACCGTAGGTGATGCCCGGGCGGCTGGGCACGACACCCAGGATACcggtgatgaggaggagcagcgcctGGAGGAGCATTCCGGCGAGGTAGAGCGTGCGGCGGCCGAAGTGGGGGATCACTGGTGTGTCAGCTTACTCAACGACAGCCTACTCACAGCACCAGCCGACCATGGTGCCGATGATGAACATCGAGTTGAGGGAGAGATTGATGTCAAATGCCGTCTCGGCTGCGAGGCCGGCAGCCTCAAagctggggtcagcgtcGTGTCGCCAGCAGGAAAAGCTCACAAGACAACGCCGTACGAGGTGATGTACTGACCGTCCCAGATCTGGCACAGCCACACGCCAAACatctggcgtcagccacGCCCACAGGAAGCACTCACAATCTCGGTGCGGCGCAAGTTCGTGCCCTGGAAACACTCCTTGTAGGACcccttggcggcctcggcgcggtccAGGTCGTCGGTATGCTTCATGACCGCGACGtacgcgtcgagcttgcgctcgtcgtAGTATCCGGgacgggcgaggcgctcgagggcgcgcttggcgtcgtcgatgcggCCCTTGCGGACGAGCCACCACGGGCCTGCGTGTGAGCTGATACTCTGGTAACGAGCACTTACTCTCGGGgatgaggagcgcgccgacaaACAGCGGGACGGGCCACACCCACTGCAGGGCGTACGGGAGGCGCCAGGCTGGGGTCAGTCAGCGCCTGCAGCAACACTCTAACTCACCCCAGTTGCTGTCGATCTTGAGTGTGGCGCGGGTCACGCCCGAGCTGAGGAAGATGCCAATACCCCAGGCCATGTTGACGAACGacgcgagcaggccgcgcAGCCGGATGGGGCAGATCTCGGCCGCGTACGCGGTCGACAGCGTCTGGAACATGCCCCACGGGATCCCCATgagcagctcggcagcgagcagcatgGGCAAGTTCTGCGCGAACACAGCCAAGAAAATGGTCGCGATCATGGCCAGCATGCCGACAGCGTACGTCTTGCGCGCGCCAAACGCCTCTTGGCAGTATCCCGTGATGATGAGCCCGATGAGCGTGCCGACTGATGCCATGTTACCGATCGCGCTCTGCCACTTCGCTGAAACGTTGTAGCTTCCGTCAGGCTGCAGGTCGCCAAACTTGCGCTGGAACGCCGGCTGACCGTAGAACGAGTTGACCTGGGGTGTAAGCGGACCGGCGGCAGTCGAGAGTCACGcggcacgccacgccactcacAACATTCATGTCGAACCCCTCCATGACAAGCGCAAAGCTCAGCATCACGCCCCAAGCCGCAGCCTTGTAATGCGACGCTAGAACGCTCTTAATAGACGTCACCTTCTCctgctcgaccagctcgagacCGTACGCGAGCGTGTCGGGGTCGATGTCTTCGGCAGAGGTCACGTCGACCTGGTGCGCCGTGAGGCCGATAGCCTTGGTGTTGTCCTCCATGTTATTGTTCGTGGTGATGGAGACCCCGCCATGTCCCGTGGGCCTCCTTATGTATCCAGCTGGCGTTTGAGCAAGTGGCCAACATTGTGCATGCCTGTGTGCAGAGTTGCAGTGGCCGATCTGGATggaggcgtcgtcggcgcgaaGTTCGGCGGTCGGGTGGGCTCCTGCcgtggccaccgccgagggGCTCCGGCAGCTTCGAGAGGTGCGCTAGGGCCATTGTCCTGTGTTAGCCGGGTCGCGAGGGCCCTgcgtggcgccggcggtgcgtGCTCCGCACTCGTCTGTGCATCTTGCTGTTGTGGTCGCGCGAGCATGATCAGCTGCATAGGTGCCAAGTGCCACTTGGGTCGTGGGAGCCCCCATCCTGTTCGGCTTTCCGAGGCGAGGCCCCGGCCTCTCCTTTGTCCATCTCCACAAATCATCGGGACAGATTGTTGCAGaagcgtcggcgtcatgtgGACCCGCGGTGCAGAGTCGGCGCAGAGTCGGTGTATACCCCGCcaccgcgaggccggcggTCAACCCTAGCACCCCGGAGCGAGCCCCGGCGGTCGTCCCGATCGTGCTCATCTCGTCACAGTCTACATCAGAGCAGCATCGACGCGATGTACCGTGCATCCCCCACGTCTgctccgctcgcccgctcgcaaTAGTACGTaccccgcccgccaccgAGCCCGCTGACAGACCCCAGTGTCGCCGCCTACCTTCCCGCTCGACGGCCAGCCCTTCTCCGCGGCCGGGTCGTACCTCACCTTCAACTACCTATCCAACGTGCGCGACCGGAGCAGCACGGTCGGGCTCCGGAGCGTGCACGGCGGGATCCCGACGCCGGCCATCTTCGACCTGGTTCCCTCTGCTCCGTCGTCCAAGGCGTTCGATGCGAACTTCGAGCCGGATGGCGCGCTGTCCATcccgaccgcgaccgcgggcgacccggcgcaggcggcgttCGACTCGCCGACGGTCGTGCGCATCACTGCTCCGCGCAGCTCCggcctcgcactcgccgctgCGAATCTACGACTGTTCGACACGCTCACGCCCCTCGGGCCGGCCAAATGGCAGTTCATcaagcgcagcagcgacatcatcctcggcgtcgaggtcgtctcGGGCTCTGTTGAGGTCGAGACCAAGTGGCACGGCGAGATGAGCGACCCCGTGGTGTTCCATCTCGCCCCGGGCACGGTAGTCACCATAACCGAGCGCGTGGACGACGCGGTGGCTGCAGCGAACACCACCCAGCTGCCCACTTACGCCGAGTGGCTCGCGAatgcgccgccagcgccagcagaGTACGcgtacgcgcgcgcgctcgccgcctaCGTGACATGGCacacgctcgtcgcgcccagCGGCCAGTTCTCGCGGCCGGCAATGTACATGTCCAAGAACTGGATGGCGTCCGTGTGGTCGTGGGACCACTGCTTCAACGCCATGGCGCTGGCAAGCTACCCCGCTCTGTGCTGGGCGCAGATCGCGACCATGTTCGAGCAccagagcgcgcgcggcaacctgcccgactcgctcaaCGACCGCGAGATCACGTACGCGTTCATGAAACCGCCGGTGCACGGGTGGACGATCGACAAGATGCACGCGGCTGGTGTGCTgggtgacgccgaggtcgaagccgcgctcggcaagcTGGACAAGTGGACCGACTTCTGGCTCtcggagcgcgtcggcgccgggcgcagCCTGCCGGCCTATTACCACGGCAACGACTCGGGCTGGGACAACTCGACGGTCTTCGACCTCGGCGTACCCGTCGAGTCTCCCGACCTGGCATCGCACCTCGTgctccagctcgactcgctcgcgcgtgccgcgACGCGGCTAGGCCTGTACGACAGGGCGGCGGGGTACACTGTGCGCGCGGACGCGCTgttcgccaagctcgtcgagaccCTGTGGGCCGGGGACAGGTTCACGGCACGCCACGTACCGAGCGACAGCGTTATTGACGGCGGCTCGCTGCTACTTCTCCAGCCGCTAATGCTGGgcgcgcggctgccggcgcACATCCTCACTGCGCTCGTGAAACGCCTCGAGACAAGCGGGTTCATCACGCCGTTCGGGCTAGCGACCGAGTCGACAAACAGCGACAAGTACACGAGCGACGGGTACTGGCGTGGGCCGGTAtgggcgccgtcgacgctgTTGATTGTGGACGGGCTCAAGCGCGCCGGGCAGACAGAGCTAGCGGGCAGGATCGCCCGGGCCTTCTGCAACGCGTTCAAGATTGGCGGCTCGGCCGAGAACTTTAACGCGCTCACGGGCGAAGCGAACCGCGACACGGCCTACTCGTGGACCGCGAGCGTgttcctcgtcctcgcgagCGAGTACTTGTAGTAGTAGTGGTGTGCATATGCATGGCGTGGCATGGAATGTGGGCGGCTCGGGGGAGATTCGGGAGATATGGCTGGCCGGCGGGCTGGatgccgccacggcgccactcGGGGCACCACGATCGGGTGTCGAGTAAGCACGGGTCGAGCAACAACATCGAGGCCACGAGGACGTCAAGAGCAacagcgacgacctcggcaccgccCACTAACCCAAACATGTCCCACTCACCGGTGCGCAACATCAGAGACAAGAGCATCCGTACGTCGCCGTCCCGCTCACACCGCACTGACCCCAGGCGCCTGTGTACGTCCGACCGGCGCAGCCCtcccagctgaccccaggaCGGCTGCCGGCGCATGAAGGTCAAATGCGTGGACAAGGAGACGCCGCCCTGCAGGCGGTGTAAGGCGAACCGCGTCGAATGCAAGTTCAACCTCACGCCTGGGATACCAGAGCCCGAGGCGAGCCCGGACGAGCGGTGCGGCGCGTAGCATGGCCAGGCTGACTGTACGtaggctgcgcgcgctcgaggcgcagaTCGCCGGCTTGCGTGAAGAGATGGCAACGCTCGTCCGTGGGACCGGTGGTACTGCGGGGTTCGCGCCGGCGATGGCCATGacccccgacgacgaagaggaccACGAGCACATCGTGCGCGTAGTGCATGCtcccgaggcggccgcgggcagcgaggaggacgatgaggaggtcgtcgcgccactgcgggccgaggacgtcgaccgTCATCAAGCCTCGCCAggccgcaagcgcaagcgcacaGCGTCCCCTTCGCCGTCTGCCCGGCTACCCGCAGCGCCGAACCCGGAAcaagccgacgccggcgtcgcggaccCGGTGTCCGCGGGGTTCtgcaccgaggccgaggcgcggcgccTCTTCGACCGGTACGTCTCCCCAAGAGCCCTCTGACACCGACAAAGGTTCATGAAGCATGCCCACGCGTTCGTGCCCGTCCTCGACCCGGCGCGGGACACGTTCGAGCGGTGAGGAGCTCGCCCCCGTTGGCGCAGCGCTGACCCCAAGACTCCGGGCCAAGCCGTTCGTCCTCACTGTCATCCTGTTGACTTCCGCacaggtcgaggacgcgtaCCGCGCCCCGAGCGCGCTGCAGGTCCAGTGCCGTGCGTTGGCACAGTCGATGTGTAAGCAAGCTCACCAGGCGGGCCAGCTGACGTAGCAAGCCAACGCCACGCTGTTCTCGGCGCAGGCGAGCCTGGACACGGTACAGGCCATGGTCACGCTCGGCTCGTGGTCCGACCTGTCGTGGCGGCCTATCAGTGGGTCTGGGTCAGCATCTCGCGGTGGTGCTAACGGCAAGGCTATGCCCTCAGCTTGGGGTGAGTGAGAGACGTGAGGTCGTCGGCTGACCCCCAGCTCCGAGATGGGGCTGTACAAGTGTCTCCCGCACCTCATCCGGACGGGGCTAGGCGCCGGCCGCACGAGGGCACAGGCCGAGTCTGACCGGCCGGCGgtggacggcgcgcgggtgTGGATGGCTGTGGGTTGGCCGACTGCTTGACGGTGCTGACGCCTCCCAGCTGCAGAAGATGCGCCTCGAGTGCGTGGTGGGCCGCACAGccgcgctgaccccagaaTTGCGTTCAACGAGGGCCGGCCGGTGCCGttcgtcgacgagccgctTGACAAGCTGCGGTCGCTCCTCCGTCATCCGTTGGCGGACATCAACGACAGCCGGAGCATCGTGGCCATCGAGTTCCTGCAGCCGCGGGGTAGGTCGGTCACGGCGCGCGACTGCTGACAGCCAGTGCCCCTGCACCACGTGTGGACGCcggacgagggcgactgCCTCCCCACTGCCGAGATCGCGCGCGTCAACGATACGTTCGAGAGCCGCTTCCACTACTGGTCGAGCTATTACGGTGGGTGCTGCGGTGTGGCTCTGACATGGCTGACGCCGAtggcagcgcgcgccggcctgccGCGCGACcacttcctcttcctccagcgtaagctgctgcgcctgccaCCTGCTAACCCCACCCAGTCGAGTGCCAGCGGTCGCATGCCATGTGAGTggcaggccgagcagcgctGAGACAAGCCTCCACACCAACATCAAGCTCCTGCGCGGCGTCCGCTCGCGTACCGACGTGCGCCTCATGTCCAAGGACCGGCGCGAGATCCTCGTGACGGCGCTTCATGCGGCCGACTTTGTGGTCACAGAGTTCGTGCACGGAAGCCAGGGCGCACACGCCGAGTGGGGGAACCGGTACTTCCGTGCGTGGCGAGTTGGACACGCTGACAGAAGACATCGCGACAGTGTTTGCGGCCCGCGCACTGCTGCGCCTCGCCACCCTCCTGCCCGAACATGTAGACCtgcaccgcgtcggcggcgacctcgacgcgctggtcGGAAAGCTCCCGTGGCTGCCCGGCTACCCGTTTGCCTCGCTCATGAGCAAGATTAtccgccgcgcacgccggaACGGCGCCCTGCCGTGGCCTCTGGGCGGCACTACGCCTGGAGCGCCGGACACGGGGGTGACCCCCAGCGacgtgccgtcggcgtcagaGGCAAGCGACCCGTTCGACCTCTTCTCGATGGATAACCTGTTCCCGCTGTTCGATCTCAGCCAGCTGTCAGAGGATTCAGAGGTGAACCTCGACGGGCAGGACTGGTTCGACGCAGTCCGCATGCCCGACCTCCCCGCCACCGCGGTGTAATCAGTAGTACAAGGTCGTCCATCTATGCAAATGCAATACA contains:
- the MAL61_2 gene encoding Maltose permease MAL61, which encodes MEDNTKAIGLTAHQVDVTSAEDIDPDTLAYGLELVEQEKVTSIKSVLASHYKAAAWGVMLSFALVMEGFDMNVVNSFYGQPAFQRKFGDLQPDGSYNVSAKWQSAIGNMASVGTLIGLIITGYCQEAFGARKTYAVGMLAMIATIFLAVFAQNLPMLLAAELLMGIPWGMFQTLSTAYAAEICPIRLRGLLASFVNMAWGIGIFLSSGVTRATLKIDSNWAWRLPYALQWVWPVPLFVGALLIPESPWWLVRKGRIDDAKRALERLARPGYYDERKLDAYVAVMKHTDDLDRAEAAKGSYKECFQGTNLRRTEIMFGVWLCQIWDGQYITSYGVVFFEAAGLAAETAFDINLSLNSMFIIGTMVGWCLIPHFGRRTLYLAGMLLQALLLLITGILGVVPSRPGITYGIGAILILINFVYNVTIGPLCYTISGELPSSRLRTRSIAMGRFVYSACSIAVGQLNPHMMNQTAWNWGAKSGWFWLGTNALCTLWCFFRLPETGKFSFAELDILFANKVPARHFTKVKIDDAAGHGAIHPAEGKLEVSHSD
- the priB_14 gene encoding Protein priB; protein product: MSHSPVRNIRDKSIRACDGCRRMKVKCVDKETPPCRRCKANRVECKFNLTPGIPEPEASPDERLRALEAQIAGLREEMATLVRGTGGTAGFAPAMAMTPDDEEDHEHIVRVVHAPEAAAGSEEDDEEVVAPLRAEDVDRHQASPGRKRKRTASPSPSARLPAAPNPEQADAGVADPVSAGFCTEAEARRLFDRFMKHAHAFVPVLDPARDTFERLRAKPFVLTVILLTSAQVEDAYRAPSALQVQCRALAQSMSNATLFSAQASLDTVQAMVTLGSWSDLSWRPISYALSLGSEMGLYKCLPHLIRTGLGAGRTRAQAESDRPAVDGARVWMALQKMRLEIAFNEGRPVPFVDEPLDKLRSLLRHPLADINDSRSIVAIEFLQPRVPLHHVWTPDEGDCLPTAEIARVNDTFESRFHYWSSYYARAGLPRDHFLFLQLECQRSHAILHTNIKLLRGVRSRTDVRLMSKDRREILVTALHAADFVVTEFVHGSQGAHAEWGNRYFHIATVFAARALLRLATLLPEHVDLHRVGGDLDALVGKLPWLPGYPFASLMSKIIRRARRNGALPWPLGGTTPGAPDTGVTPSDVPSASEASDPFDLFSMDNLFPLFDLSQLSEDSEVNLDGQDWFDAVRMPDLPATAV